One Brachyspira pilosicoli P43/6/78 genomic window carries:
- a CDS encoding Spy/CpxP family protein refolding chaperone: protein MKKRLILLFVLLFSSLLIAQPYGPGHGRGMRGGGRGMHRGTDKLGPDALRFLQMAGIVLTEEQTKKVYDIAIKFVQEEESIRLEIEKIDYSIREELIKDNPNRNMLKNLIKSKKDYEAERDYLKMVRDLDIINVLTPQQRSQLHNCKMR, encoded by the coding sequence ATGAAAAAAAGGCTTATATTATTATTTGTATTATTATTTTCATCACTTCTTATTGCTCAGCCTTATGGACCAGGACATGGCAGAGGAATGAGAGGCGGCGGCAGGGGAATGCATAGAGGAACTGATAAATTGGGTCCAGATGCTTTACGTTTTTTACAAATGGCTGGCATAGTATTAACAGAAGAGCAAACAAAGAAAGTTTATGATATAGCTATTAAATTTGTACAAGAAGAAGAAAGCATTAGACTAGAAATAGAAAAGATAGATTATAGTATAAGAGAAGAACTTATTAAAGATAATCCAAACAGAAATATGCTAAAGAATCTTATTAAGTCTAAAAAAGATTATGAAGCAGAGAGAGATTATTTGAAAATGGTTCGAGATTTAGATATAATAAATGTATTAACACCTCAGCAAAGATCTCAGCTTCACAATTGCAAAATGAGGTAA